Proteins from a genomic interval of Clostridium scatologenes:
- a CDS encoding D-2-hydroxyacid dehydrogenase, with product MRVLVVIPLSEDEKQKLKSKMPEAEYIFISAKEINDEIVKSADIIIGNVPPEYIKGSKKLKWLQLNSAGTDGYCEAGVIPEEAYLTNASGAYGLAISEHMLGMLFEIKKKLNLYYMNQKKHIWKDEGNVTSIEGSKTLVVGLGDIGGDFARKMKALGSYTIGVKRTKGEKPEYIDELYTMEALDELLPKADVVALSLPGTKDTHHLFNKDKFNLMRKDAIILNVGRGSCICTEDLCDALENGIISGAGLDVTQPEPLPPEHRLWDAPGVVITPHISGFFHLPETLRRIVNISIENLEYFKNQQPLKNIVDFKTGYRDNKKKI from the coding sequence ATGAGAGTTTTAGTTGTAATTCCATTAAGTGAAGATGAAAAACAAAAACTTAAATCAAAGATGCCAGAAGCGGAGTATATTTTTATATCAGCTAAAGAAATTAACGATGAAATTGTAAAAAGTGCTGATATAATTATTGGAAATGTTCCTCCAGAATACATAAAGGGAAGTAAAAAGCTTAAATGGCTTCAGTTAAACAGTGCAGGTACTGATGGATATTGCGAAGCTGGTGTAATTCCTGAAGAAGCATATCTTACAAATGCATCAGGTGCTTATGGTCTTGCAATATCTGAACATATGCTTGGTATGTTATTCGAAATTAAAAAGAAGTTGAATTTATATTATATGAATCAGAAAAAACATATATGGAAGGATGAAGGAAATGTTACTTCAATAGAAGGAAGTAAAACATTAGTTGTAGGTCTTGGTGACATTGGAGGAGATTTTGCTAGAAAAATGAAGGCACTTGGAAGTTATACCATAGGAGTAAAAAGAACCAAAGGAGAAAAACCAGAATATATTGATGAATTATATACAATGGAAGCTTTGGATGAACTTTTGCCTAAAGCAGATGTAGTGGCTTTAAGTCTTCCTGGGACAAAGGATACTCACCATTTGTTTAATAAGGATAAATTTAATTTAATGAGAAAAGATGCAATCATTCTTAATGTGGGAAGAGGAAGCTGTATATGTACTGAAGATTTGTGTGATGCTCTTGAAAATGGAATTATTAGTGGTGCAGGTCTTGATGTAACGCAGCCAGAACCGCTGCCACCTGAACATAGATTATGGGATGCGCCAGGGGTTGTTATTACTCCTCATATATCAGGATTTTTTCATCTTCCAGAAACTTTAAGAAGAATTGTTAACATAAGTATTGAAAATCTTGAA